A single window of Anopheles moucheti chromosome 2, idAnoMoucSN_F20_07, whole genome shotgun sequence DNA harbors:
- the LOC128298320 gene encoding mucin-2-like, with amino-acid sequence MGAYPTQTRWGGTILIAIVLIFIIIVRSSFAADSICERIDFNDINSWKVQQCSAPVREIFRLRTYASSPLFRPFRESVTYFLSNDVRGISCTESINSFYMNSFTEIRMIYQLMFRSPCLLTLMVYDLDMKNQYGEPLLAQNWTTRAQTNTWSLFVGKVEREIRRARIQLQADMSADGELAIEYITVFNPLVLEEFCMVLDEFYTTPELSTRPTTRTTSIPYTTTRRTRSTTTSTTETTTTTPATTTLPPTTTTTTTPSVTTTTTTTTLPTTTITTTTTPFVTTTTTTTTLPPTTTTTATSPTTVTSPPTTAATTAPSTTTSTTTSSSIITTASTTTTTTPSTTTTTTTPSTTTTNPSATYTTSSFSTTTPTTASSTTTSTTTPSTSITPTPSITAIITSSTIITTTTIPSSTGTASTNLITSTSTITPSTTSPIRTTTTIPITATSSNVVTEPMTTITTSSASPTSFPTTNSTMTSTAAIVTSTTPITFLTTTPTAPSTTNTYMTPSIINTTLLNTPSPEPSYTSTTVMDTTTRRRRTSTTTVQATSTSTTVTNYSDLTDTLPTTTVPEVSTTTTTTTVSTTPKTTTPTTSIIQTSTTNPTTSSITSTTSTVLPTTSFTSTSAASLSTTTSSYSTPISAITSTTSALFTTRISTPPTPWNMSTTTETNSTNITDNSTTDPSTLPIVNMPNATIALWIALSGVFIVLFILASAVALYIYVSGVEIHNALCSMGQFFNCRKRDRSESIEDPPYDTHQSNNFDPFDALYGHQLQQQLKNRLRSKHHSISSISNNSSKAIRQKYPKFSVDPYQRGSMAGTVNAASLDQPRFDLMDDIDVIKYKNRLNKL; translated from the coding sequence ATGGGTGCCTATCCGACACAAACTCGTTGGGGTGGAACTATACTGATCGCGATAGTGCTTATTTTCATTATCATAGTGCGTTCATCTTTCGCGGCCGATTCGATTTGTGAGCGAATAGACTTCAACGATATAAATTCGTGGAAAGTGCAACAGTGTTCGGCGCCAGTTCGCGAGATCTTTCGCCTGAGGACGTACGCTTCGTCGCCGTTGTTTCGACCGTTTCGAGAGAGCGTTACCTATTTCCTCTCGAACGATGTGCGTGGTATTAGCTGCACGGAATCGATAAACAGTTTCTACATGAACTCTTTTACGGAGATTCGAATGATTTATCAGCTAATGTTTAGAAGTCCTTGCTTACTAACGCTCATGGTGTACGATTTGGACATGAAGAACCAGTACGGTGAGCCACTATTGGCGCAGAATTGGACAACACGGGCCCAAACAAATACGTGGAGTTTATTTGTGGGAAAGGTGGAACGAGAAATAAGGCGAGCAAGAATACAGCTCCAGGCAGATATGAGTGCAGATGGAGAACTGGCAATAGAGTATATAACAGTGTTTAATCCTCTGGTGTTAGAAGAGTTCTGCATGGTATTAGATGAGTTTTATACGACTCCTGAACTAAGCACCAGACCTACCACGAGGACAACATCGATTCCGTATACAACTACGAGGCGAACCCGAAGTACCACCACATCCACTACCGAAACAACGACTACAACACCGGCGACTACTACTTTACCACCTACTACTACAACTACTACGACTCCTTCTgtcactactactactactaccactactttacctactactactattactactactacaaccCCTTTTGtcactaccactactactaccactactttACCACCTACTACCACAACTACTGCGACCTCTCCTACCACTGTTACTTCTCCACCTACTACTGCAGCAACTACGGCTCCCTCCACTACTACCAGCACTACAACTAGCAGTTCGATTATTACGACGGCttcaacaaccaccaccacgaccccttctactactaccaccactacGACTCCTTCTACTACTACCACGAATCCTTCTGCTACTTACACTACTTCGTCCTTTTCTACTACTACCCCAACTACTGCCTCTTCCACTACTACCAGCACTACGACCCCATCAACTTCTATCACTCCTACTCCTTCGATTACTGCCATTATTACCTCTTCGACTATTATTACTACCACCACTATTCCTTCCAGTACTGGAACAGCGTCTACTAATTTAATAACCTCTACTTCTACTATAACTCCTTCCACTACGAGCCCAATTCGTACAACTACCACCATACCCATCACAGCAACCTCGTCTAACGTCGTTACCGAACCGATGACAACAATTACTACTTCAAGTGCGTCTCCCACTAGCTTCCCAACTACTAATTCTACTATGACAAGTACAGCTGCTATCGTTACCTCAACAACACCGATTACATTTTTGACAACAACCCCCACAGCGCCGAGCACTACTAACACATACATGACGCCCTCGATTATAAATACAACGCTATTGAATACCCCATCGCCTGAACCGTCTTATACCAGCACTACTGTAATGGACACCACGACGAGAAGACGACGTACCAGTACGACTACAGTGCAAGCAACGTCCACCTCTACTACTGTCACAAACTATTCCGATTTAACGGATACGTTGCCAACAACCACTGTTCCTGAGGTATCAACCACAACTACCACTACTACCGTATCAACTACACCGAAAACAACGACACCAACAACATCCATAAtacaaacatcaacaacaaacccAACCACTAGCTCCATTACCAGCACGACATCCACCGTTCTTCCTACTACTTCCTTCACATCTACCAGTGCTGCAAGCCTTTCGACTACAACGTCATCATACTCCACGCCTATCAGTGCCATTACCTCCACGACGTCCGCACTATTCACGACCAGGATATCTACCCCGCCAACACCGTGGAATATGTCCACCACGACAGAAACTAATTCAACCAACATTACGGACAATTCTACGACAGACCCATCAACATTGCCGATAGTGAACATGCCCAATGCAACGATTGCACTATGGATAGCACTAAGTGGCGTGTTTATTGTTCTGTTCATCCTTGCATCGGCCGTCGCCCTATACATCTACGTATCGGGGGTTGAAATTCACAACGCCCTCTGCAGCATGGGGCAGTTTTTCAACTGCCGCAAACGCGACCGATCAGAATCCATTGAGGACCCTCCTTACGACACGCATCAgtcgaacaattttgatccgtTCGACGCGTTATACGGGCATCAATTACAGCAACAGCTCAAGAACAGACTGCGGTCAAAACACCACAGTATCAGCAGCattagcaacaacagcagtaaAGCTATCCGTCAAAAGTATCCCAAATTTAGCGTGGACCCTTACCAGCGTGGATCAATGGCGGGCACTGTAAATGCAGCATCGCTCGACCAACCACGCTTCGACCTGATGGACGATATCGATGTCATCAAGTACAAAAACAGACTAAATAAACTATAA
- the LOC128299926 gene encoding DNA polymerase epsilon subunit 2 yields MSEITRLKSQITARFSLGGFQIRSEASTFLAQQLLPLDATERKKWITNVANHVQGQCLSLPVVERPHIELAIKEANNTGLDDTETIFRVISAFDVPSFVYCEEKKKFLPDTNKRSLLALSDAKSTYIRERYWLLWQKTCRHDTFSRRIAPGTDEMGKKNRMTLRKVENILSTSKMNDVVLLGLLTQLTEGRYYMEDPTGSVPIDITTAKFSSGLFCEGSFLLAYGKYNDGILKVDEMRFPYPELAANSRAFFGSINSWGGPSKTLLKHSSNLADLEKAMVENSIVFLSDCWLDSLVVMDKLNHLLRGYDEYPPVAIVLMGPFSRTNENVYSLKPLFLKLGEILSECEKLISQTDLVIVPSIEDPAAANILPRPPIPDAITEELKKRFPRTILTTNPCRLQYCTQQIVVCRADLVTKLCRNTIHFPKEGLLEEHFARTITQQHTLAPLTPIAFPTHWNYDAALSLYPLPDLIVIGDPCQGFHTTEKDCTVMNVGSFPKSKFAFKVYYPSSRTVEDSQIPDEE; encoded by the exons ATGAGCGAAATAACTCGATTGAAATCACAAATAACTGCTCGTTTTTCTCTCGGTGGTTTCCAGATTCGAAG TGAAGCAAGCACTTTCCTTGCCCAACAATTGCTGCCACTTGATGCGACGGAACGCAAGAAATGGATTACGAATGTAGCAAACCATGTGCAAGGTCAATGCTTAAGCCTTCCTGTAGTTGAAAGGCCACATATTGAATTGGCTATTAAGGAAGCAAACAATACGGGATTAGATGATACAGAGACGATATTCAGAGTTATCAGTGCATTCGACGTGCCTTCATTCGTGTACTgtgaagagaaaaagaaatttcTCCCAGACACGAATAAGAGAAGTTTGCTGGCTTTATCGGATGCGAAGTCAACCTACATTCGCGAACGGTACTGGCTGCTGTGGCAAAAGACATGTCGCCACGATACGTTTTCCCGACGGATCGCACCGGGCACGGATGagatgggaaagaaaaacagaatgaCTCTGCGTAAAGTGGAGAATATTCTCTCCACATCTAAGATGAACGATGTCGTCCTTTTGGGCCTATTGACGCAGCTCACAGAAGGCCGCTATTACATGGAAGATCCTACTGGGTCCGTACCGATTGATATTACCACGGCCAAATTCTCGTCCGGTCTGTTTTGCGAGGGAAGTTTTCTGCTTGCATATGGCAAATATAACGACGGTATTTTGAAAGTAGATGAGATGCGGTTCCCATATCCGGAGCTTGCTGCTAATAGCAGAGCATTTTTCGGATCCATCAACAGTTGGGGTGGTCCTTCTAAAACGCTGCTGAAACACTCTAGCAATTTGGCCGACTTGGAGAAGGCTATGGTAGAGAATAGTATAGTATTTTTATCGGATTGTTGGTTGGATAGTCTGGTGGTAATGGACAAACTGAACCATTTGCTGAGAGGGTACGATGAGTACCCTCCCGTAGCAATAGTTTTGATGGGACCGTTCTCAAGAACCAACGAAAATGTGTACTCGTtgaaacccctttttttaaAGCTCGGTGAAATATTGTCGGAGTGTGAAAAACTCATTTCGCAAACCGATTTGGTTATAGTGCCGTCCATCGAGGACCCAGCAGCGGCAAACATCCTACCTCGACCGCCAATACCGGATGCAATAACAGAGGAGCTGAAAAAACGATTCCCTAGAACAATTCTTACTACAAATCCCTGTCGTTTGCAATACTGTACGCAGCAGATCGTGGTATGTCGCGCAGATTTAGTAACTAAACTGTGTCGCAATACAATACATTTTCCCAAAGAAGGACTGTTGGAGGAACAT TTTGCCCGGACTATTACACAACAACATACCCTAGCGCCGCTAACTCCTATTGCATTTCCAACACACTGGAACTATGACGCAGCACTATCTCTCTATCCTTTACCGGACTTAATCGTGATAGGCGATCCATGCCAAGGGTTTCACACTACTGAGAAAGACTGTACGGTGATGAACGTAGGTTCCTTTCCTAAATCGAAGTTTGCGTTTAAAGTGTACTATCCTTCCAGTAGAACAGTTGAAGATTCACAGATACCCGATGAAGAATAA
- the LOC128299925 gene encoding DNA polymerase epsilon catalytic subunit 1, which translates to MFSTNTGKYNAEKADGDDTNEIGYRQSRENDQIDLKYGFERVKDTQERTGYLINIHSTEVLNDDRRLVAALDMYFLQMDGSRYKTTVIYAPYLLLITHVGTSLEVAKFLGKKYSGQLLGIEHIQKEDLDLPNHLSGLKQNLLKLSFPNTTQMNKVKRDLNSAVRKNREREKANTYYMQMLSTSLSTAIRFDDTENEGSVPNQNVDFYDYIVDMREHDVPYHVRVSIDLNIFCGSWYTIRCRGGDEPPVITPRPDILDRPEPVILAFDIETTKLPLKFPDAQTDQIMMISYMIDGQGYLITNREIISGDVDDFEYTPKPEFEGNFIVFNESNELGLLQKFFDHILEVKPHIFVTYNGDFFDWPFVETRAAVYDLDMRREIGFSKVNGRDGNYLCRPAMHLDCLCWVKRDSYLPVGSQGLKAVAKSKLRYDPVELDPEEMCRMAVEQPQVLANYSVSDAVATYYLYMKYVHPFIFALATIIPMEPDEILRKGSGTLCESLLMKEAFKVNIVFPNKQVSELNKLSNDGHVLDSETYVGGHVEALESGVFRADISTRFRLDPDMIKQLQANVEKVLEHAIVVEEGVPISDVVNFEEVKSEILSALQQLHDIPTRLEQPVIYHLDVGAMYPNIILTNRLQPSSMVSDADCAACDYNKPGARCKRDMEWLWRGEMLPASRNEFQRIQQQLETEKFPPLFPGGPQRAFHELSREDQANYEKKRLSDYCRKAYKKTKVTKLETRTSTICQKENSFYVDTVRAFRDRRYEYKALTKVAKAAVTAAVKSGDAGEVKAAKGREVLYDSLQLAHKCILNSFYGYVMRKGARWHSMPMAGIVCLTGSNIITKAREIIERVGRPLELDTDGIWCILPASFPQEFTLRTNHQKKKTLNVSYPNAVLNTMVKDHFTNEQYHVLDRTNSADGQGAEYSIRSENSIFFEVDGPYLAMVLPAAKEEGKKLKKRYAVFNFDGSLAELKGFEVKRRGELQLIKIFQSSVFEAFLQGSTLEQCYASVAKIADYWLDVLYSKGHNMPDSELFELIAENRSMSRKLEDYGEQKSTSISTAKRLAEFLGDQMVKDAGLACKFIISRKPEGAPVTERAIPLAIFQSEVSVRRHYLRRWLKDNTMGDADIRDVLDWNYYIERLGGTIQKIITIPAALQGLNNPVPRVQHPDWLHKKMLEKNDTLKQRRISEMFSVAPPKPASASNSALTDVEDLVSKQTKGGLTGIPVAHKRRREGSEDQEESPDNETIPKTWREALGDPPSPGTNKAELIEWLRFHKRKWRWQITQRDRHHRDIRNSKRIRTAVDEGCISMAAPTRAVTLGGFLRKTQRSLIEQSWQVIQILPVDDLGNFTIWAMVGEELHKIRLSVPRIFYVNQRTPAPPENDGTENGSKSMWKKVYRVLPRARPVCHLYQYVVSEQIFRDNRLGLLADLATPDIEGIYETQMTLEFRALMELGCVCAVQRSEARALAALATKDLDSFNIQQLEMRPISSTPYLKNSTNSGVNMRKIFIYQHVSPTGKREMWGLFSPASKKAIVIVLDTVRTNQLPTVKNLYTSERIALLTAGNESKEEMLPPPDMTFEVYMEIDAKQVYQRVTRALTAYRDEKRGPTLLCLQTALGLHKLNQHLPICLEFPEVSIHIADDAALLSGLDWQRHGARSMIRHFLNLNRVLQMMLEQCLYFQLPLGNMPPDTVLFGADLFYARLLQRHNFVLWCSSGARPDLGGREADDSRLLAEFEDNISIVQNRMDLYRSVCVELTVESLAVSALLQASKVQELEGTSSAITFDVMPQTSLEDMITSGPNGQQLSNYDETALCSQAFRVMRIMVNAWLREVSINRNVFSDFQIIHFYRWVRSSRALLYDPALRRALNTLMRKLFLQIVAEFRRMKADIIYADFNRIVIDTGKRTVADAISYTDFVVQNIRNRELFHSVSLSFHQAWEFLLWIDPTNYGGVRGNLPKDVIASEEIGTLTSQADSEEEELSLEMNWSISEQLPEERRCRHNFESFIVSFLQTIAEGVSPEMALKKLACIAYGMVQKMHDGYARGANGPALEFIKAVTKALSACKDAGEQLTTMRRNMLLLVGVGDFSDKASWKDSIKSFVLTEVICQACNHCRDLDLCKDTHRALKDGDLPVWLCAQCNVDYDNVEIEMRLLDVVQRKLMSYTLQDLRCIKCKQIKRENLSQYCTCTGNFENLISTTEIRRLLQTFHMLAKDYRMRILEETVQHILQT; encoded by the exons ATGTTCTCTACAAACACTGGAAAATATAACGCTGAAAAGGCGGACGG TGACGACACCAACGAGATCGGTTATCGCCAATCACGGGAGAATGATCAAATCGACCTCAAGTATGGGTTCGAGCGGGTGAAAGATACGCAAGAACGCACAGGCTACCTCATCAATATACACTCG ACTGAAGTTTTGAACGATGATCGTCGACTGGTAGCAGCGTTAGATATGTATTTCTTACAAATGGATGGAAGTCGCTATAAAACGACCGTCATTTATGCTCCTTATCTTCTACTGATCACGCACGTAGGAACATCGCTGGAAGTGGCCAAGTTTCTAGGTAAAAAATATTCCGGTCAGTTGCTAGGCATCGAACACATCCAAAAAGAAGATCTTGATTTGCCAAATCATCTTAGCGGTTTGAAGCAGAATTTGTTGAAATTAAGCTTTCCCAATACGACCCAAATGAATAAGGTAAAGCGTGATCTGAACAGCGCGGTACGCAAGAACCGGGAGCGTGAAAAAGCCAACACATACTACATGCAAATGTTGAGTACGTCTTTATCCACGGCAATTCGCTTCGACGATACTGAAAACGAAGGAAGCGTACCGAACCAGAATGTGGATTTCTACGACTATATTGTCGACATGCGAGAACATGACGTTCCATACCACGTTCGCGTGTCTATTGATTTGAATATATTCTGCGGGTCATGGTATACAATTCGATGTCGTGGAGGAGATGAGCCACCGGTTATCACGCCACGACCAGACATTCTTGATCGTCCTGAACCGGTCATATTAGCGTTCGATATTGAAACAACAAAGCTCCCGCTAAAATTCCCAGATGCGCAAACTGATCAAATCATGATGATTTCCTACATGATAGACGGCCAAGGATATTTGATCACAAACCGCGAGATCATCAGTGGTGATGTAGATGATTTCGAATACACACCAAAGCCAGAGTTCGAAGGCAACTTTATTGTTTTCAACGAATCTAACGAGCTGGGACTGTTGCAGAAATTCTTTGATCATATACTCGAGGTGAAACCGCACATTTTCGTAACGTATAATGGTGACTTTTTCGATTGGCCTTTTGTTGAAACGCGGGCAGCTGTGTACGATTTGGACATGCGGCGAGAGATAGGATTTTCGAAGGTAAATGGGCGCGACGGTAATTACTTGTGTCGGCCGGCGATGCATCTTGATTGTTTGTGTTGGGTGAAACGTGATTCATATCTCCCGGTCGGTTCGCAAGGATTAAAAGCGGTCGCTAAGAGTAAGCTTCGATACGACCCTGTCGAGTTGGACCCTGAGGAAATGTGTCGTATGGCGGTGGAGCAACCGCAGGTATTGGCAAACTATTCTGTTTCAGATGCGGTGGCCACGTACTATCTGTACATGAAATACGTTCATCCGTTCATCTTCGCATTGGCAACAATCATTCCTATGGAACCTGATGAAATTCTGCGGAAAGGCTCGGGGACGCTTTGTGAATCGTTACTTATGAAAGAAGCGTTCAAAGTGAATATCGTATTTCCCAACAAGCAAGTTTCTGAGCTGAATAAACTTTCAAATGATGGGCATGTACTGGACTCGGAAACGTACGTCGGAGGACACGTGGAAGCACTCGAGTCAGGTGTGTTTCGGGCTGACATCAGCACTCGCTTCCGACTCGATCCTGATATGATCAAACAATTACAAGCGAACGTTGAGAAGGTACTGGAGCATGCAATCGTTGTTGAAGAAGGCGTTCCAATATCGGACGTGGTCAACTTTGAAGAAGTAAAGTCAGAAATATTATCGGCGCTCCAGCAATTGCACGACATACCAACTCGACTAGAACAGCCGGTCATTTACCATCTCGATGTCGGAGCTATGTATCCGAATATTATCCTTACAAATCGTCTTCAACCGTCCTCCATGGTGAGCGATGCGGATTGTGCAGCTTGCGATTACAATAAACCGGGTGCACGCTGCAAGCGGGATATGGAATGGTTGTGGCGCGGAGAAATGCTACCAGCGAGCCGAAACGAATTTCAACGCATTCAGCAACAACTAGAGACGGAAAAATTTCCACCACTATTCCCCGGGGGCCCACAGCGCGCCTTTCACGAACTGTCACGAGAGGATCAAGCAAATTACGAGAAAAAAAGGCTGTCTGATTACTGTCGAAAGGCGTACAAGAAAACGAAAGTTACGAAATTGGAAACGCGAACATCTACTATCTGCCAGAAGGAGAATAGTTTTTACGTCGACACGGTACGTGCATTTCGCGATCGACGCTATGAATATAAAGCATTAACGAAAGTTGCCAAAGCAGCCGTAACAGCGGCGGTGAAGAGCGGTGATGCAGGTGAAGTAAAGGCCGCCAAAGGTCGTGAAGTGCTGTACGACTCACTGCAACTTGCACACAAATGCATTCTAAATTCGTTCTATGGATATGTGATGCGTAAGGGCGCCCGATGGCACAGTATGCCAATGGCGGGAATTGTCTGTTTGACAGGCTCGAACATCATTACGAAAGCGCGAGAAATTATTGAACGCGTTGGAAGACCACTTGAGCTGGATACCGACGGTATATGGTGCATTCTACCGGCATCATTTCCTCAAGAGTTTACGCTCCGAACAAACcatcagaaaaagaaaacgctgAATGTGTCCTACCCCAACGCTGTATTGAATACTATGGTAAAAGATCACTTTACCAATGAGCAGTATCACGTGCTGGATCGAACAAATTCTGCCGACGGACAAGGAGcggagtattccattcgatcAGAAAACTCGATCTTTTTCGAGGTTGATGGACCGTACCTGGCAATGGTGCTTCCAGCGGCCAAAGAGGAAGGTAAAAAGCTAAAGAAACGGTATGCGGTTTTTAACTTTGATGGGTCATTGGCGGAGTTGAAGGGTTTCGAGGTGAAGCGACGAGGAGAGCTGCAACTGATTAAAATATTCCAATCTTCCgtttttgaagcgtttttgcaaGGGTCTACTCTGGAGCAGTGTTATGCGTCCGTGGCAAAAATCGCTGACTACTGGCTAGATGTATTATACAGCAAAGGACATAATATGCCGGATAGCGAACTATTTGAACTGATTGCAGAAAACCGCTCTATGTCACGGAAGCTGGAAGACTATGGCGAACAAAAATCTACTTCCATCTCCACGGCGAAACGGTTAGCCGAGTTTTTAGGAGATCAGATGGTAAAAGACGCTGGGCTGGCGTGTAAGTTTATCATTTCTCGTAAACCAGAAGGAGCCCCCGTCACGGAGAGAGCTATACCACTGGCAATATTTCAATCGGAAGTAAGTGTACGGCGACACTATTTGCGACGCTGGCTGAAGGACAATACAATGGGCGATGCAGACATTCGAGACGTACTCGATTGGAACTATTACATCGAACGTTTGGGAGGAACGATTCAAAAAATCATTACCATTCCGGCCGCATTGCAGGGGTTGAACAATCCGGTCCCACGTGTGCAACATCCTGATTGGTTGCATAagaaaatgttggaaaaaaacGATACCTTAAAGCAACGGCGTATAAGTGAAATGTTTAGCGTAGCACCACCTAAACCTGCATCGGCCAGCAACAGTGCGCTTACTGACGTAGAAGATTTAGTTAGTAAACAGACCAAAGGAGGCCTAACAGGTATTCCCGTGGCCCATAAACGTCGTCGCGAAGGGTCCGAAGATCAAGAAGAAAGTCCAGACAACGAAACGATTCCGAAAACATGGCGTGAGGCGCTGGGAGATCCACCATCACCTGGTACAAATAAGGCAGAGTTGATTGAATGGCTGCGGTTTCACAAGCGCAAATGGCGCTGGCAAATAACGCAAcgcgatcgtcaccatcgTGATATTCGTAACAGCAAGCGGATTCGTACTGCGGTCGATGAAGGTTGTATCAGCATGGCAGCACCCACTCGAGCTGTAACTTTAGGCGGTTTCCTGCGCAAGACGCAACGCTCATTGATTGAGCAAAGCTGGCAGGTTATACAAATATTACCGGTAGACGACCTGGGCAACTTTACCATTTGGGCTATGGTAGGCGAAGAGTTGCACAAAATTCGACTCTCGGTACCACGTATCTTTTACGTCAACCAACGAACACCGGCTCCTCCTGAAAACGATGGAACAGAGAATGGGTCCAAATCGATGTGGAAGAAAGTGTACCGCGTGCTGCCTCGTGCGCGACCGGTTTGCCATCTCTACCAGTACGTAGTTTCAGAGCAGATATTTCGCGATAACCGATTGGGCTTGCTTGCTGATCTTGCCACGCCTGACATTGAGGGCATTTACGAAACCCAGATGACACTGGAATTTCGTGCTCTCATGGAACTGGGATGTGTATGTGCAGTTCAACGATCAGAAGCTAGGGCACTAGCGGCATTGGCGACGAAAGATCTGGATTCGTTCAACATACAACAACTCGAAATGCGCCCCATTTCTTCTACACCGTACTTAAAGAACTCGACAAACAGTGGGGTGAATATGcgaaaaatattcatttacCAGCACGTATCCCCAACAGGAAAGCGCGAAATGTGGGGTCTATTCTCACCAGCCAGCAAGAAAGCGATTGTGATCGTACTGGATACGGTACGCACAAATCAATTACCAACTGTAAAGAATCTTTACACCTCTGAACGGATTGCCCTCTTAACCGCCGGTAATGAAAGCAAAGAAGAAATGCTCCCGCCACCGGACATGACGTTCGAAGTATATATGGAAATTGATGCTAAACAAGTATACCAGCGCGTGACGCGTGCTCTAACTGCATACCGTGACGAAAAACGTGGCCCAACTCTATTATGCCTCCAAACAGCTCTTGGACTGCATAAGTTGAACCAACATTTGCCCATATGCCTAGAGTTTCCAGAGGTTTCAATTCACATTGCAGACGATGCGGCTCTTCTGTCAGGACTTGATTGGCAACGCCACGGTGCTCGTTCCATGATAAGACACTTTCTCAATCTAAACCGCGTGCTCCAAATGATGCTTGAGCAATGCCTCTATTTCCAGCTTCCGTTGGGTAACATGCCTCCAGACACAGTTCTATTCGGGGCAGATTTATTTTACGCGAGGCTTCTACAACGTCATAATTTTGTTCTGTGGTGTTCTTCCGGGGCGCGTCCAGATCTTGGTGGACGGGAAGCGGATGACAGCCGATTGCTGGCTGAGTTCGAAGATAACATCTCGATCGTACAAAACCGTATGGATCTTTATCGTTCCGTTTGCGTTGAGCTAACCGTTGAAAGTTTGGCCGTGTCTGCGCTGCTACAGGCAAGCAAAGTGCAGGAACTAGAGGGTACTTCATCCGCAATCACATTCGATGTAATGCCTCAAACATCGCTAGAAGATATGATCACTAGTGGACCGAACGGTCAGCAGCTTTCTAACTACGATGAAACGGCTCTCTGCAGTCAAGCATTTCGGGTAATGCGAATCATGGTCAACGCATGGTTGCGTGAAGTTTCCATCAATCGTAATGTGTTTTCCGACTTTCaaatcattcatttttatCGTTGGGTACGGTCGAGCCGTGCCCTGCTGTACGATCCCGCTTTACGGCGCGCGCTCAATACTCTTATGCGGAAGCTGTTTCTACAAATAGTGGCCGAATTTCGGCGCATGAAAGCAGATATCATATACGCGGACTTCAATCGCATCGTAATTGATACAGGCAAGCGCACGGTTGCCGATGCCATCAGCTACACGGATTTTGTGGTGCAAAACATCCGTAATCGAGAGCTGTTTCACAGCGTTTCGTTATCCTTTCATCAGGCATGGGAATTTTTGCTGTGGATTGATCCTACGAATTACGGTGGAGTGAGAGGAAATCTACCGAAAGATGTGATTGCTTCGGAAGAAATAGGCACATTAACATCGCAAGCGGATTCCGAAGAAGAGGAGCTATCACTCGAAATGAATTGGAGCATCTCCGAACAGCTTCCGGAGGAGAGAAGATGCCGTCACAATTTTGAGAGCTTTATTGTGTCCTTCCTACAAACGATAGCCGAAGGAGTCTCACCTGAAATGGCGTTAAAAAAGTTAGCCTGCATTGCTTACGGGATGGTGCAGAAAATGCACGACGGATATGCACGTGGTGCGAACGGTCCGGCATTGGAATTTATCAAGGCTGTCACTAAAGCATTATCTGCCTGCAAGGATGCTGGGGAGCAGCTGACAACCATGCGCCGGAATATGTTACTGCTTGTCGGAGTGGGTGACTTTAGTGATAAGGCGTCTTGGAAGGATTCGATAAAATCATTCGTTCTCACCGAGGTTATCTGCCAAGCATGCAATCATTGCCGGGACTTGGATCTCTGCAAAGATACTCATCGAGCATTGAAGGATGGCGACTTACCAGTGTGGCTGTGTGCACAGTGTAACGTTGATTACGATAatgttgaaattgaaatgcGTCTCCTCGACGTTGTTCAACGGAAGCTTATGTCCTACACGTTGCAGGATCTACGGTGCATCAAGTGCAAGCAAATCAAGCGCGAAAACCTTTCGCAGTATTGTACCTGTACTGGAAACTTCGAAAACCTAATTTCTACGACAGAGATAAGACGCTTGCTGCAGACGTTCCACATGCTTGCCAAGGATTATCGCATGCGTATACTTGAGGAAACCGTTCAGCACATACTACAAACGTAA
- the LOC128299927 gene encoding ATP synthase-coupling factor 6, mitochondrial: MLTNQILSAARVMGLQTRRNYGASAVLLAKASDPIQQLFVTKLREYAQKSQSAGGKLVDATPAIERELKQEMEKLAKQYGGAQGEDMTAFPTFKFEEPKIDPINASA, encoded by the exons ATGCTGACCAACCAGATCCTGTCCGCTGCCCGGGTTATGGGACTGCAGACTCGCCGTAATTATGGCGCATCTGCTGTACTGCTGGCGAAAGCAAGCGATCCAATTCAGCAGCTCTTCGTAACCAAGCTTCGTGAATACGCACAGAAGAGCCAGAGCGC CGGTGGCAAGCTTGTTGATGCTACGCCGGCAATCGAGCGTGAATTGAAACAGGAGATGGAGAAGCTGGCCAAGCAGTACGGTGGTGCGCAAGGCGAAGATATGACTGCCTTCCCTACGTTCAAGTTCGAGGAACCTAAGATCGATCCAATTAACGCTAGTGCTTAA